Within Ovis aries strain OAR_USU_Benz2616 breed Rambouillet chromosome 3, ARS-UI_Ramb_v3.0, whole genome shotgun sequence, the genomic segment GAGTCCTGCAAGGGTCAGgtcaaggaaaggagagagatggCAGAGAAGTCAAGGAAGGTCCAAAACCAGGCGGGCTAACGGGCAATGGAAGGACGCGGCGACGGAGGCGAAGCAATTCCCGGATCTGTCCAGCAGAGGGCGACGCCGCCCCAAACTCCGCAAACCTCCCAGGCCACGCCCCTCCCGGACAGCCCCTCCCCAGATCCAGGGAGCCAGGAGGTGCTCGTGGGGCGCCTTCCCTCGATTCTAAAGGGTCCGCGGGCCTTGGGGTTGGAGAGGCGGCGGGTGCCAGTGGGGCAAGGAATGAGGGGAGGACACGCAGGAGAGGTTGTCGGGGAGAGGGGGATGGTGTGGGCGTCTGCGATGAGGTCAAAGGTGCTGGGGAGCCACGCGCCGCGGCGGAGCGAGGGTGGGCGTGGGCGGGGGACAGGGTGCAACGTGTCTGTGGGACTTCCTGAGGCGGCAAGATTTGCTGCTCCGGGGAGGCGGTTACTCACTCAGGCTTGGCCACCTGcttccctcccagctcccagccaaACGCAAACCAGAAtccccatctccacccccacTTCAGCTAATGGCGGCTGCACCCCCAAGGCTGGGACCTGCCTCCGCATCTCAGCCTTCAGCCTCTCAGCTTCAGGGTGGAAGTGCCCAGCTGACTCCAGTTCGGCACCAAAAATGGCATTCCAGCCCCACCCATTGCAACCAAGCCCAGAACTTAAAGGTCGGCTTTCCTGCGCCCCCAGCACTACCCCTAGTCTCACCTCCCGCTGCTGACCCCGCATTCTGGTCTAGACATGAACCCCAGCTCGGTTCCCCACCTCCGGTCCGCTCCCCTGCCCCCTGAGCATTAGCTACACCCAGTCAGCCAGCAGGTCCTGGATACCTGTGTTGTGTCCCTATGCCCCACTCCAGCCGAGGTGGGGACATAGATATGTCCAATGGGTTCCCTTTGCTCTCCAAGCAAGGGGAGCAGCTATCTTACACCCCCAAACTTACACCATGAAGTGGAAGGTGGGAGGCCCAGGTCCTCAGCTCCCGGAGGATGACACAGATGACAGGACCTCAGGCCCCTGAGTTCAGTGTTTGGAGTGCCCTGCAGAGAGGGTAAATTGGTTGAAATCAGTGGAGCTGGATGACATAGATTCTGAATTCATTGTTCATTCGTTTAGACATATCTGCCTCCAGTGTTGTTGGAATGCCTGTTCAGTGCCAGGCCCAGCAAGGGTGTGGGAGAGCGTCGGATGGTTTGCGAGGTTCCAGGAGGGTCCGCTTTGTAAGAGCATGAGGGCAAAGCTGAGCAGGTGGGCTCTAAGGTGGAGAGCTGCCTTCAGGGCATCTTAACTGGGAGGAGAACCCTACCTCTGCCCCATTGCCTTTGGGGAGCTCTGGGCTGAGAGGTGCAGTGTTCTGAGGTCACCACCAGGGGTCAGGCACACTTGCTCTGTTCTCCAGCATCTGTCTCatctattttcttctaagaggaACCTTCCTGGtcccttgtcttttctctctcacttctCTTGATCCATCACTCCCTCCTTTAGGTCATCCCCTCCAGCCTTCAGTGCAGGACCAGGCAGCCTCCCAGCGTGACAGCCTGACATTTTTCTCAACCCTCGAAGAGTCCCACAGCCTCTCTCACTTCCCCAGGTTCATGAGTGAGTAATGAACTGGTGAGAAGAAGGTGTCATCTACTGTCTCACCTTTCCCCTCCTGCTCAAGTTCAGCTCAAGTTCTCTGGTTTTGTCTCCAGAGAAAACAGGAGTGTTTATGGGTTCCCTCCTTCTGACAGTTTTTCTTATGTCTGTCCACAAAGCTCTTCTCTAAGCCCCAGTTCCTTTTGTGACTCCTAGAACCCAGTCCCTAGAGCCCCTCTGCCCCCCTTACTCTAGGACAGCACCCAAATCCATGGAACCTTGATCCTGTGGTCCTTATCTCCTCCGCCCTTTGCTGTCTGGCACACCTCAGCTCCTGCTCTCTCGGATTCCACCTTTCGTTTGCCCTCCATGCTCCCACCTTGCTCCCCACAAGTGAGTCCCACAGCTCTGGAGGTTCGATTTCTCAAAACGGTTCCTTGCCACCTTGACCCCGCCCTCACACTCCTTCCTCCAGAAAACATCCCTCTCCCCAGTCTAGGCTCGAGAGACAGATGGATCTGAGAGAATGCAGGCTCAGGCAGGTACCAGCTGGGCTATGTTAACCTCTCTAAtcctcagttttcttcatctgGAGAATGGGCTATCACATACGCTGTGAGGCCTGAGTAAGGTGATGGATGTGGACATGCTTAGCATCCCTAGGCGATGCTCTGGGAGACAGACTCCTGGCCTTTCCTTCAGGACCGCTGACACCCCCACTGTCCCCAGCTCCAGCCTGTTGGCAGGACCTGCCCTTGTCTCTGCGCACTGGATGCTTCTGCTCCCCCTACCACCCCTGGGCAGAGCTCTGGCCTGGGAAGAGGGGGATGAACCAGGAGACTTAGGCCACACAGCCCCCATACTGAGGGGGTGGGGCAGATGAGGGCTCTGTGAGGACCTCAGATCAGAACTCCATCTGCAAGGCTGTGTCCTCAGGCTAccatgcaggaggcctggagtggCATCCACTCTTCCTCCTTGGAGTTATTAGGGGCCCTCctggcctggggaggaggggctccTGCAGAGTCCCCTGAGGCTTTGAGAGGACCAGAAGGCTGGTGGGAGGTAAaggaggggaggcagggcaggggggaTACCGGCCACACAGTATTCCTAgtctcttctcctttcccatccacccccacccctccaccaaaCACGATCCCTGGGTTAATTTTTAGCATCGCAGCTCGCACATTAGTCACTCCCTGTCACCCACCTACACGGCAGGAGGCTGCTGTGCTGGCGCCGTCATGCCATCAGCTGAGAGGTGGGATCCAGCCCCGCCCTGGGCACCTCCTCAGCCTCCTTGGGGTGCACACGGCCAGCCAGGAGCCCCCTTCGGCCTGGGTGAGGGGGACTGACATCACTGCCAACACTAGCTGCCGGGTGGGGGAGGCGGGAGCAGGCTGGTAGGAGAGGGGCTGGGAAAATGTTCTGGGAGGAGAAAGTCAGGGAGGCCTTGGCAGCCCCCCAACACCAGGAAGGTGCTAGGCGATGCCCAGGCAGCTGGGCTTCTGGCAGCCTGGGGCTCTGGGAACAAAGGTGTGAGAGGGCCCCTCCCCTAGACCTGAGCCCCTGGGAGCGGCTGTTTGTCATCACAGCAGAGCAGCTGTTCAAACAGGGAGCTTGGGGAAGCTCCATTTTCTTAATCAAATGTCCTCCCTCCCCAGGACCAGGGAGAGCAGAGTGGCCAGGAGCAGGTGCCCCTGGCTGGAGCCAACACCCAGCCCCAAAGGGATTTGGTGAAAGGGGTCCAGAGATGCCAGCTACAGAtggagcaggggaggggcctccccaccccaccctccaagACTGAAAGGTGCAGAGGTGGTGGTCACCCCTGTGCAGGGTTGGTCCCGAGGGGACATTCTCGTGTACTGAGcagctgctgtgtgccaggctgtgTTAGGCCCTGAAGGTACAGTGTAACACAGTTGAGTTTTCCTGCCTTAGAAAGTCAAAAGGCAGATACAATGGACGTCAGTATAATTACCAATTGAGAGTAGgtgctataaagaaaaaaaatagaggtcTCAAGATAAATAATAATGGGGACAGGGAACTGCTTTCGATCAGATCAGGGAAATCTCTTCTCCTCAAGGAGGTGATATTTAAGAGATCTGAAGTTGGAGGCATCAATCCTGCAAAGActcttccaggcagagggaatagtaTGGGCAAAGGCCAGAGGCAGGAAAGAGCTTGGCATATTTGAGAATAGAACCAGAAAGAGCAGTGTGGCTTAAATATGATAAGTGACATAGAGGGAGAAACAATTGGAGCTTGAAAAGGGCCCATTTCCAAGAGAGCCTCATGCAGGGCATCCCAGTACAGTTGCAGAGGTTGTGCACTGCACAGAGGCTCACAGTTGCCAAAACGTTTGGCCTGTGTGGCTGCTGTCAACCCGCAGGAAGCGAGGCCTTTTCCTAATTTGTCTTCCCAGAGGGACACAATGTTATGGAGTTTGGGTTTTGGACAACATGATaaagagtttggattttttttttttttaattccagggAAAGCCATAATGGGTTTTAAGCAGAGAAGGGTTGTGACCCAATTTCCTTTTTGGAAAGATCACCCCAACTGCTGTGTAAAGCGATGGTCCAAGGGTGAGAGAGGAAGCAGGGAGCCCCTTCAGGAAGCAAGTGCCACAGTGCAGGAAGGAGAGTATAGGAGGTGGCCTGCCTGGGGGAGGGTGCCACTTAGACCTCTCAAGGGCACCCCTTGTATGACAGTTGCTGCCAGGGAGGAACACTAACACAGAGTCTCGAGTCTTGGGCCCTACTTTGCCACTTACGTGTGACCCCTAGACAGCTCACTTGCTCGGGGTCACCTCAAAGAAGGCGGTGACCACCTTTCGCAGACGCTTTGAGCACACACTGTGTTTATTGAGGTTCTATTATGTGCTCGTGTTGTTCATGAAATAAAGCAGTGAGTAAGACAGGAGAGGCCCCAGAGTCCTGCTCTCAAGAGTGTTCATCCTATGGGAAAGGGAGCCAGGCAAAACCCCAAACCCATCCAAGTCAAGACAGTTTCAGAAGGGGGATGAGTAATATGATGCAAACCAAACAAGGCTTGGCCATATTTTAGACCAAATGGGAGGGCCCTGGGGAGGCAATGCTGATACCAAAGGAGCCAACTGTGGGCAGAGCAAGTGCAGAGACACTGAGGGCGGGACACCTGAAGTGCACCATGGGCAAGGGGGTGAGAGCAGGGAGCgagaggggaggaagaagaggaggcagTCAGGGGCCAGATGTGCCTACGTAGGGATTAGCCTCTTATCCTGGGAGTGACGGGACACCTTTGAGGAGTTCTAGAACGAGTGACCCGTGATTTGGCCTGTCACAGGCTGGGTGGATGATGGCTAGGGACTCCTATGCAGGAGGCTCCAGATTCCTAGGAGAGAGCACGCCAAACAGTTGTTTACGCAAGGCTAGGTTTAGAGGAACCTCGACCCTACCTGCTGTGGTATTTGGGGAGGGGGGGTTCCAGATGCATTAAACAAGAGGCCCAAGTTCTGAAGCAGTGCGGGTACTCTAGTTCAGGCCCATACATGTAAGTCAGAATCCCCTAGTCTATTTCCCTGGCCGCAGGCTCCAAGCAAATAAGATGTaaaatatagtgtgtgtgtgtctgtgtgtgtggtgaggggCGGAGTGGTGGAGTCAGAGCTTGCCAGAGCCCAATCCTCCCCCTCAGGCAGTCACCACACTGACACAGATGCAAAAAACCGTCCATTTTATACAGTTTGTGGTTCAGAAGCAACAATATGCAAAACGGTGGAAGAGGCTGCACTGCCCTCACCCCACCCGGGGTGCCCATTCCTATCTCCCAAGGGCAGAGGACCCAGGACCCCTGCCCAGTAGGACCCCACTTAGTTAAGGGCCCCTAGGGGGCCAAGCCCTTAAGGGTCAAGGCTGAGAGGGAGGGAGACCAGCACCTTGGGCCCCCTCAGGCGCCCACTGGATAACTGGAACTGTGTCTGTGTGGGGTGGGTAGGGGAACGACCCGGCGGAGGCCATTTCTCCCCATGGCCAAGGGTGGGGAGCAAGTAAAGCTGAGGAGAGGGCTTCGTGGGACAGGGTCCCCCCACCTAGAGGTGGAGTTTTCCTGGACACCCCACAAGGCACTGCTGACCCAGATGCAGGATGGCACGTCCCATTTTTGGCCCCCGAACCTCTCCCAACCCCAAACTCTCCGGTTCTCCTGTGCCCATCTCCCACTGTAGTCTGGGGGAGCGCGAGTAAAGAGGCCTGGGGCTGGGTTCACCACTCTGCAGAGACTAGCCAGGACCAGCTGGGGTTGCCAAGGACCCTCTCCTGCTACTCCGGGCTCTTGGGGTCCCCGTGGCGGCCAAGCGACCGCCCCCGCCCCCTTTTTGCACTGctggaaagaataaataaataaatacgttcccccgcccgcccccgcccctacagctggctctcctcctcctccagggagcgaTTGAGTCCGGGGATGAACTTGAGCAGCCGCCGGCGGAAGCTGCGGTACTTGGTTTTGCGCAGGCCGGGGCCGCACAGGGCCTGCTCGCGAGCCTCAGTCCAGAGCGCGCCcggcgcgccgccgccgccgcccccggggCCCGCGCACCGCACGCTGGCGCTGCGGCTCAGCATCGCTCGGGACCCCGGGGCCGGAGCGTCGGCCGCGCCCGGTCCCGGCAGGCGCGcgaggggcggcggcggcggcgggggagCAGGCGGCTCAGCGCCCCCGAAGAAGCACGTGTGGTAGACCGCATCTTCTGAGTCGCCCCCGGTCCGCCGCGCTCCCCCGCGGGAGCCTCCCGGGGCGGCCAGCAGAGGCCCGAAGGGCAGCGAGCCCGGGAGCAGGCCCGCGCCGTACAGGCAGGAGCGCACCGACTCCAGCGTGTCATAGATACTCGGGTCCTTCACCACGAGACCTGGGGGCAGAAGACACGGGGCGGGGGGCAGGCGTTAGAGGGCACGGGTAGGGGACCTTTGCTTCTTCCTGATGACCATCAGTGTGGCCCTTGGGCAAGTCAAAACTTTGAACCCTACTTCCCCAGTATGTAAAACACAAACTATACACTCGGATCCTTCTGAGGGTCCTTATGACACAAGAGTCACAAAAGGGGCCTGAAACAAGCTCTTGGAGCCTTGGTgttcccacctgtaaaatggagatggttCTGTGTAGTACTTTCCTTCAGGGCACTACTGTGAGAATGAAAATTCGTGGGCATCAGCCCAGGGCCGCATTGTACCCAGAGTAGTAGTTCAGCAAAACTTGGAGGGGGAAGTAAGCGACTAGTTCCTGGGGGGAAGCAGCTGTGGGGGTATAGGTAGGGGGCACAAGTGATCCTTCCCAACACTGAGCTGCTCACCATGCACCAGCCGCTGCTCCTGCACCATCAGGGACCTGTATTCTCCCCACTTCTCATACAGGGTTTGCTGCAAGAGACACACCCACCTCACTGTCAGGAGTCAGCAAGAAACTAACCAGGGTGGCTACAGACTGAGGGATCCGGGAGTACAGAAGAAACCTTAAGGTTAAAAGGAGGTTCAGGCAGATAAACGACCCCCCAAAAAGAGtaggaggacttctctggtggctcagtgattaagactctgtgttcccagagGGAACTAAGCCTCccatgccataactaaagatcctgcatgccacagtgaatatcccacatgccacaactaagacccagcacaacccaaaaaaaaaaaaaaaaaccagtaggGCCTGCAGGGGCAGGGGTTTGGCTGGATGGTTTCCAGGCTGCTTTACCTTCAGGTACTGTAGACGAGCCTCCAGTTCTGCCTTCCTAATTGATGTCCCGTACAGAGTTTCCAGTCTGAGGAGATAGGGGAATCAAAGGATGAGTGGGCCCACAGGGTGGGGAAGAAAGGCTGCGCTCAGGAATCCCCTAGGGACCACAGCACCTGGATGTACCTGAGAACGTTGCCAGATGCCTTAATGATGTCGACAATCTCCCGATGTCGGATACCTTCCACGTTCAGGCCGTTGACGCTGGCAATGGTATCCCCTGCCAGGCAGAGAGGGAATCAGCATTTGCTCCACGGGGCATGCGGAAGAATTTCAGTCCCCTACCTTCACCACAAAGGGTAGGGGTAATAACCCTACAGAACTCTCCTGAGCTCCCTACCCCCACTCATGGTTCTGGGGCGATCTTGTGCAGACCTGGCATCTTAGCATAGGGGCCAGGGCCCTCAAACATCCACATCCTCATCCTCATCTCACTCTCAGGAAACTCTGTCCCCAAA encodes:
- the TAMALIN gene encoding protein TAMALIN translates to MTLRRLRKLQQKEEAAAAPDPAARAPDSEATPAAPTPTPASGPPAAAAGPGTPGDELYAALEDYHPAELYRALAVSGGTLPRRKGSGFRWKNLSQSPEQQRKVLTLEKEENQTFGFELQTYGLHHREEQRVEMVTFVCRVHESSPAQLAGLTPGDTIASVNGLNVEGIRHREIVDIIKASGNVLRLETLYGTSIRKAELEARLQYLKQTLYEKWGEYRSLMVQEQRLVHGLVVKDPSIYDTLESVRSCLYGAGLLPGSLPFGPLLAAPGGSRGGARRTGGDSEDAVYHTCFFGGAEPPAPPPPPPPLARLPGPGAADAPAPGSRAMLSRSASVRCAGPGGGGGGAPGALWTEAREQALCGPGLRKTKYRSFRRRLLKFIPGLNRSLEEEESQL